In the genome of Pseudomonas protegens, one region contains:
- the fnrA gene encoding Crp/Fnr family transcriptional regulator FnrA, giving the protein MSEPVKLRAHNQAHCKDCSLAPLCLPLSLNLEDMDALDEIVKRGRPLKKGEFLFRQGDGFDSVYAVRSGALKTFSLSDSGEEQITGFHLPSELVGLSGMDTESHPVSAQALETTSVCEIPFERLDELALQLPQLRRQLMRVMSREIRDDQQMMLLLSKKTADERIATFLVNLSARFRARGFSANQFRLSMSRNEIGNYLGLAVETVSRVFTRFQQNELIAAEGKEVHILDPIQLCALAGGSVEG; this is encoded by the coding sequence ATGTCCGAGCCAGTTAAACTGCGCGCTCATAACCAGGCCCATTGCAAGGATTGCAGCCTGGCCCCTCTGTGCCTGCCACTTTCCTTGAATTTGGAAGACATGGACGCGCTGGACGAAATCGTCAAACGTGGCCGCCCATTGAAAAAAGGCGAATTTCTGTTCCGTCAGGGTGACGGCTTCGACTCGGTGTATGCCGTGCGTTCGGGCGCCCTGAAAACCTTCAGCCTTAGCGACAGCGGTGAAGAGCAGATCACCGGTTTCCACCTGCCCAGCGAGTTGGTGGGGCTGTCCGGCATGGACACCGAAAGCCATCCGGTTTCGGCACAGGCTCTGGAAACCACTTCGGTGTGTGAAATCCCCTTCGAACGTCTCGACGAACTGGCCCTGCAACTGCCGCAACTGCGCCGCCAGTTGATGCGCGTCATGAGCCGGGAAATCCGTGACGACCAGCAAATGATGCTGCTGCTGTCGAAAAAGACCGCCGACGAACGCATTGCCACCTTCCTGGTCAACCTGTCGGCCCGGTTCCGCGCCCGCGGCTTCTCGGCCAACCAGTTCCGCCTGAGCATGTCGCGCAACGAAATCGGCAACTACCTGGGCCTGGCGGTGGAAACCGTGTCCCGGGTGTTCACCCGCTTCCAGCAGAACGAACTGATTGCCGCCGAAGGCAAGGAAGTGCACATCCTCGATCCGATCCAGCTGTGCGCCCTGGCCGGGGGCTCTGTAGAAGGCTGA
- the hemN gene encoding oxygen-independent coproporphyrinogen III oxidase yields MLDAIRWDTDLIRRYDLAGPRYTSYPTAVQFNSQVGAFDLLHALRDSRKAQRPLSLYVHIPFCANICYYCACNKVITKDRSRALPYLQRLEQEMQLIACHLAPSQRVEQLHFGGGTPTFLNHDELRQLMALLRKHFNLLEDDSGDYGIEIDPREADWSTMGLLRELGFNRVSIGLQDLDPAVQRAVNRLQSLEETRAVIEAARTLQFRSINIDLIYGLPKQTPEHFARTVEEVISLQPDRLSVFNYAHLPERFMPQRRINGSELPAPAEKLEMLQRTIEQLTAAGYRYIGMDHFALPDDELAIAQEESTLQRNFQGYTTHGHCDLIGLGVSAISQIGDLYCQNSSDLTHYQNALAGAQLATSRGLVCNADDRLRREVIQQLICNFSLKFEDIEQAFNIDFRGYFNELWPDLQEMDDDGLIQLSPEAITVLPAGRLLVRSVCMIFDAYLGQQNRQRFSRVI; encoded by the coding sequence ATGCTCGACGCCATTCGTTGGGACACAGATCTGATCCGCCGCTATGACCTGGCGGGACCGCGCTACACCTCATACCCGACCGCCGTGCAATTCAACAGCCAGGTCGGCGCCTTCGATCTGCTGCACGCCCTGCGTGACAGCCGCAAGGCCCAGCGCCCGCTGTCGCTGTACGTGCACATCCCGTTCTGCGCCAACATCTGCTACTACTGCGCCTGCAACAAGGTCATCACAAAGGATCGCAGCCGGGCCCTGCCCTACCTGCAACGCCTGGAACAGGAGATGCAACTGATCGCCTGCCACCTGGCGCCCAGCCAGCGGGTCGAGCAACTGCATTTCGGCGGCGGCACCCCGACTTTTCTCAATCACGACGAGTTGCGCCAGCTGATGGCGTTGCTGCGCAAGCATTTCAACCTGCTGGAGGATGACTCCGGCGACTACGGCATCGAGATCGATCCTCGCGAAGCCGACTGGTCGACCATGGGCCTGCTGCGAGAGCTGGGCTTCAATCGGGTCAGCATCGGCCTGCAGGACCTGGATCCGGCGGTGCAGCGCGCGGTCAACCGCCTGCAAAGCCTGGAGGAAACCCGGGCGGTGATCGAGGCGGCGCGCACCCTGCAATTTCGCTCCATCAACATCGACCTGATCTACGGCCTGCCCAAGCAGACTCCGGAACACTTCGCCCGCACCGTGGAAGAAGTCATCAGCCTGCAGCCCGATCGGCTCTCGGTGTTCAACTACGCCCATCTGCCCGAGCGCTTCATGCCGCAACGACGGATCAACGGCAGTGAACTGCCGGCCCCGGCGGAGAAACTGGAAATGCTGCAACGCACCATCGAACAACTGACCGCCGCCGGTTATCGCTACATCGGCATGGACCATTTCGCCCTTCCCGATGATGAATTGGCGATCGCCCAGGAAGAGTCGACCCTGCAGCGCAACTTCCAGGGTTACACCACTCATGGTCATTGCGATCTGATCGGCTTGGGCGTTTCCGCGATCAGCCAGATTGGTGATCTGTATTGCCAGAACAGCAGCGATCTTACGCACTACCAAAATGCCTTGGCAGGCGCGCAACTGGCCACTAGTCGCGGCCTGGTCTGCAATGCCGACGACCGTCTGCGCCGTGAAGTTATTCAACAACTGATCTGCAACTTTAGTCTTAAGTTCGAAGATATAGAGCAAGCCTTCAATATCGACTTTCGCGGCTACTTCAATGAACTATGGCCAGACTTGCAGGAGATGGACGACGATGGACTGATTCAACTAAGCCCCGAGGCCATCACCGTACTTCCGGCGGGACGCCTGTTGGTACGTTCGGTATGCATGATCTTTGATGCCTATCTCGGGCAGCAGAATCGCCAGCGTTTTTCCCGGGTCATCTAG
- a CDS encoding sulfite exporter TauE/SafE family protein, whose amino-acid sequence MLELAPLLVSAVILGLLGGGHCLGMCGGLMGALTLAIPREQRSRRFRLLLAYNLGRILSYALAGLLLGLAGWAVANSPVALFMRILAGLLLIAMGLYLAGWWSGLTRVEGLGKGLWRHIQPVANRLLPVSSLPRALLLGALWGWLPCGLVYSTLLWSASQGNALDSALLMLAFGLGTWPVLLATGLAAERVTALLRRRSVRLTGGLLVILFGLWTLPGPHQHWLMGH is encoded by the coding sequence CTGCTGGGCGGCGGCCACTGCCTGGGCATGTGCGGCGGCCTGATGGGCGCCCTGACCCTGGCGATCCCCCGGGAACAGCGCAGCCGGCGATTTCGCCTGTTGCTGGCCTACAACCTGGGCCGCATCCTCAGCTACGCCCTGGCCGGCCTGTTGCTGGGCCTGGCCGGCTGGGCGGTGGCCAACAGCCCGGTGGCGCTGTTCATGCGCATACTGGCCGGGCTGCTGCTGATTGCCATGGGCTTGTACCTCGCCGGGTGGTGGAGCGGCCTGACCCGCGTCGAAGGATTGGGCAAGGGCCTGTGGCGGCATATCCAGCCAGTGGCCAATCGTCTGTTACCGGTTTCCAGCCTGCCCCGCGCCTTGCTCCTGGGGGCACTCTGGGGCTGGCTGCCCTGCGGCCTGGTGTACAGCACCCTGCTGTGGTCTGCGAGCCAGGGCAATGCCTTGGACAGCGCCCTGTTGATGCTGGCCTTCGGCCTGGGCACCTGGCCGGTCCTGCTGGCCACCGGCCTGGCGGCGGAACGGGTCACGGCCCTGTTGCGGCGACGCAGCGTGCGCCTGACCGGAGGCCTGCTGGTCATCCTCTTCGGCCTCTGGACCCTGCCCGGCCCTCACCAGCACTGGCTGATGGGCCACTGA